The Salvia splendens isolate huo1 chromosome 21, SspV2, whole genome shotgun sequence genome includes a window with the following:
- the LOC121783809 gene encoding violaxanthin de-epoxidase, chloroplastic-like, which produces MAFPLYSGVLSNGESKLLHDKSKLASCERYGCSRADLNGNLLAIRVGSGKWSHRCLKLLNTTHQFREGLGPRQSPSSCRGISTIIAEVKKKLCFPEVANLDFWKKRSYVEGAAVVVTLALMMSPSAQAVDALKTCTCLLKECRIELAKCIANPSCAANVACLNTCNNRPDETECQIKCGDLFANSVVDEFNDCAVSRKKCVPQKSDLGDFPAPDPALLVQNFNMNDFNGKWFISSGLNPTFDTFDCQLHEFHTEGNKLVANLTWRVKTPDTGFFTRTAVQNFVQDPKYPGILYNHDNEYLHYQDDWYILSAQVENKPDDYIFVYYRGRNDAWDGYGGAVIYTRSAVLPESIVPRLEKAAKSVGRDLSQFIKTDNTCGPEPPLVERLEKTVEEGEGIVAREVEEIEQEVEQEVERAKETERTLFERLAEGFQELIKDKDYFLQELSKEEMDLLNDMKMEASEVEKLFGRALPLRKLR; this is translated from the exons ATGGCTTTTCCGCTATACTCAGGAGTGCTTTCCAATGGTGAAAGCAAACTATTGCATGATAAATCGAAGCTAGCTAGTTGTGAAAGATATGGCTGCAGTAGAGCTGATCTCAACGGCAATCTACTTGCAATAAGAGTAGGTTCGGGTAAATGGAGCCACCGGTGCCTGAAGTTGTTAAATACTACTCATCAGTTTCGTGAAGGGTTGGGGCCGAGACAGTCACCTTCAAGCTGTAGAGGGATTAGCACAATTATAGCTGAG GTGAAGAAGAAACTGTGTTTCCCGGAGGTGGCTAATCTTGATTTTTGGAAGAAACGGAGCTATGTTGAGGGAGCAGCGGTGGTAGTAACGTTAGCACTGATGATGAGTCCCTCGGCTCAAGCTGTGGACGCATTGAAAACTTGTACTTGCTTACTCAAGGAGTGTAG AATCGAGCTTGCAAAGTGCATCGCGAATCCATCTTGTGCTGCTAACGTCGCGTGTCTCAACACGTGCAACAACAGGCCGGACGAGACTGAATGCCAG ATAAAGTGCGGAGATTTGTTTGCAAACAGCGTTGTGGACGAGTTCAATGACTGTGCAGTCTCGCGGAAGAAGTGCGTGCCTCAAAAATCTGATCTAGGCGACTTCCCCGCGCCAGATCCGGCCCTTCTAGTCCAGAACTTCAACATGAATGATTTCAACGGGAAGTGGTTCATAAGCAGCGGTTTGAATCCCACATTCGACACTTTTGACTGCCAACTACACGAGTTCCACACTGAGGGGAACAAGCTTGTGGCGAACTTGACATGGCGTGTCAAGACTCCAGACACGGGCTTCTTCACCCGAACAGCAGTTCAGAACTTCGTCCAAGATCCTAAATATCCGGGGATATTGTACAACCACGACAATGAGTATCTTCACTACCAAGATGACTG GTACATTCTCTCAGCCCAGGTGGAAAACAAACCGGATGACTACATATTCGTCTACTACCGCGGCCGGAACGACGCGTGGGACGGCTACGGCGGCGCAGTAATCTACACCCGGAGCGCGGTTCTGCCCGAGAGCATCGTGCCTCGGCTGGAGAAGGCGGCGAAGAGCGTCGGCCGCGACCTGAGCCAGTTCATCAAGACGGACAACACATGCGGGCCCGAGCCCCCCCTAGTGGAGCGGCTGGAGAAGACGGTGGAGGAGGGCGAGGGGATCGTCGCGAGGGAGGTCGAGGAGATCGAGCAGGAGGTCGAGCAGGAAGTCGAGAGGGCGAAGGAGACGGAGAGGACGTTGTTCGAGAGGTTGGCGGAAGGGTTCCAAGAGCTGATCAAAGACAAGGATTACTTCTTGCAAGAGCTGAGTAAGGAAGAGATGGATTTGTTGAATGATATGAAAATGGAAGCAAGTGAGGTGGAGAAGCTCTTTGGAAGAGCTTTGCCTTTGAGAAAACTGAGGTGA
- the LOC121783716 gene encoding probable disease resistance protein RF9 isoform X2, which produces MAAEAAISTAVEVLGSLLIQKVKSLRSVEGKVRSLKEELEWMQSFLKDANRKQAEDEGVRNWIRKIREVAQDAEDTIEMFLINVENANSRGSSLLKSCSSFPKRMYYLDRIGDEIDSIRARLDAIDKSRERFGIREASEPVLSLDIESRRRLAPTQNDEQVVGIEGDVREVVRELLLDEGKGGVWVGVIEGMGGIGKSTLAREVYNHRDVAGGGGFECRGWVVVSSEFTPRETMKQLILELPGSDRRKVREVEESSKDELYIQRKLQEMLREQLQGKNYLIVLDDVWEKEHWEYLKSSFPNQKDKRSRLLLTTRNKVIGKYCQYVHKMKALDLEKSWELLLERAFIGSKNEECMKELECIGAQILEKCHGLPLAISVVGGLLMQTQTKNGWEQVYNQLNSYLGTYESNVSAILELSYQNLSPQLKSCFLCLAFFKEDSTIRAKRLLNVWVGQGLIQQTGSGTVDEIARGYLNELINRNMVQVEDVIIGDRVRNCRLHDLIREVCLRKAKEEIGLEIVKGQDVISCLYKPRHRVVYGKNLDTSSPSHNKYLRSLFILNVDSDGNAYMTTPSHYWKSFKLLKMLDLDGFAFQKLPRSVQLLTGLKCLRIRKSHNIFRDVLELPTWLESLKKLEILCVENQYVKFPKDALRLEKLRHFHVHSVYGRAMKVENWKSIESLKLIRLEDWLECSSGLTGRCHVRKLGIHMIETERQNELQRSLEKMVNLVELHLEFNPTSLMSPKIIPRLNGLTKLKLDGGMLECSSASEFPPNLSRLTLEYVRLVEDPMPELGKLPKLQYLKLYRRRISNEEWRMRVLREGFPCLEALSLENLNRLRGIDVEEGGMPRLRQLRIRKCPNLEIENLPEHIKCAVATA; this is translated from the exons ATGGCAGCGGAGGCTGCGATCTCAACGGCGGTGGAGGTTCTCGGCAGTCTCCTAATTCAGAAGGTGAAATCCCTGCGAAGCGTCGAGGGAAAGGTGCGGTCGCTGAAAGAAGAGCTGGAGTGGATGCAATCTTTCCTCAAAGACGCAAACAGAAAGCAAGCTGAAGACGAAGGAGTCCGCAATTGGATAAGGAAGATCAGAGAAGTCGCTCAAGACGCCGAAGACACCATCGAAATGTTCCTCATCAATGTCGAGAACGCCAACAGCAGAGGCAGCAGTCTTCTCAAAAGCTGCAGCAGCTTCCCGAAGCGCATGTACTACCTCGACCGAATCGGGGATGAAATTGATTCGATCCGCGCTAGGCTCGACGCAATCGACAAAAGCCGCGAGAGGTTCGGGATTAGAGAGGCGTCGGAGCCGGTACTGAGTCTGGACATCGAATCGCGGCGGCGGTTGGCTCCTACGCAAAATGACGAACAGGTGGTGGGCATTGAGGGCGATGTGAGGGAGGTGGTGCGGGAGTTGCTTCTAGATGAGGGGAAGGGAGGGGTTTGGGTTGGGGTTATTGAGGGGATGGGCGGGATTGGGAAATCGACGCTTGCGAGGGAAGTGTACAACCACCGCGACGTGGCGGGCGGCGGCGGATTTGAGTGCCGTGGCTGGGTTGTGGTTTCGAGTGAATTTACGCCAAGGGAGACGATGAAGCAGCTGATTTTGGAGTTGCCTGGGTCGGACAGACGGAAGGTGCGGGAAGTGGAGGAATCGAGCAAGGACGAGTTGTACATTCAGCGGAAGCTGCAGGAAATGCTTCGGGAGCAGCTGCAGGGGAAGAATTACCTGATTGTTCTCGATGATGTGTGGGAGAAGGAACATTGGGAATACTTGAAGAGTTCTTTCCCCAATCAAAAAG ATAAACGTAGTAGATTGCTGCTTACAACTCGAAACAAGGTTATTGGAAAGTACTGCCAATATGTGCACAAGATGAAGGCTTTGGACTTGGAGAAGAGCTGGGAATTATTACTGGAAAGGGCATTCATTGGTAGCAAAAATGAAGAATGTATGAAGGAATTAGAATGCATAGGGGCACAAATCTTGGAAAAATGCCATGGTCTGCCCTTAGCTATTAGTGTTGTAGGAGGCTTACTCATGCAAACACAAACCAAGAATGGATGGGAGCAAGTTTATAACCAATTAAACTCTTACTTAGGAACATATGAAAGTAATGTATCAGCAATTTTGGAGTTGAGTTATCAGAATCTGTCTCCACAGTTGAAATCATGCTTCTTGTGCCTTGCCTTTTTCAAGGAAGACTCGACTATTCGGGCGAAAAGGTTGTTGAATGTATGGGTCGGGCAAGGCTTGATCCAGCAAACAGGAAGCGGAACAGTAGATGAGATAGCAAGAGGTTACTTAAACGAGCTGATAAATCGAAACATGGTTCAGGTCGAGGATGTAATCATCGGAGATCGAGTACGAAACTGTCGCCTCCACGATCTGATTCGTGAGGTTTGTTTAAGAAAAGCCAAGGAGGAAATAGGTTTGGAGATTGTGAAGGGGCAGGACGTGATCTCCTGCTTGTATAAGCCTCGTCACCGTGTTGTCTATGGGAAGAATCTCGACACTTCCTCGCCGAGTCATAATAAGTATCTTCGCTCTCTTTTCATACTCAATGTCGATAGTGATGGCAATGCTTACATGACTACTCCATCTCATTACTGGAAGAGCTTCAAACTCCTTAAAATGCTCGACCTCGATGGTTTCGCGTTTCAAAAGCTGCCTCGCTCGGTTCAGCTGCTGACTGGATTGAAGTGTTTGAGGATTCGTAAGTCTCACAATATCTTCCGTGATGTCTTGGAGCTCCCAACATGGTTGGAGAGCCTTAAAAAACTCGAGATCCTCTGTGTGGAGAATCAGTATGTGAAGTTCCCAAAGGATGCACTGAGATTGGAAAAACTGCGTCACTTCCACGTGCACAGCGTGTATGGAAGAGCCATGAAGGTAGAGAACTGGAAAAGTATTGAGAGTTTGAAACTGATCCGGCTCGAGGATTGGCTCGAATGCAGCTCGGGACTAACGGGCCGTTGTCATGTTCGGAAACTAGGTATACATATGATTGAAACAGAAAGGCAGAATGAGCTACAGAGATCATTAGAGAAGATGGTGAATCTTGTGGAACTACACCTAGAATTTAATCCGACATCGTTGATGAGTCCGAAAATCATCCCCCGTCTCAACGGTCTTACTAAGCTTAAACTGGATGGTGGGATGCTCGAATGCTCTTCTGCGAGTGAGTTCCCTCCGAATCTTTCTCGCCTCACGTTGGAGTACGTAAGGCTGGTTGAAGATCCGATGCCGGAGTTGGGGAAGCTTCCGAAGCTACAATACTTAAAGTTATATAGACGGCGCATTTCTAACGAGGAGTGGAGGATGAGAGTATTGCGCGAGGGGTTCCCCTGCCTCGAAGCGCTCTCGCTCGAAAACTTGAATCGACTAAGAGGTATCGACGTGGAAGAGGGTGGAATGCCGCGCCTCAGACAACTCCGGATCCGTAAATGTCCCAATCTGGAGATTGAGAATCTTCCCGAGCACATCAAATGTGCTGTCGCAACAGCCTAA
- the LOC121785392 gene encoding uncharacterized protein LOC121785392 isoform X1 — protein MGTENYRKSGQIPAFGDWENASEMPITQYFECARQAGLLRCSCSGDCGGAYGANAAYWGGGVNSYEKHLPRRVHAVPERKTRGVHKGYPQSDEQMRKVKVRDLMNQPRLNQKVPHKHHPKQSNTTISGNLVQHRSSVSAKPVDEDLYKIPPELLENSKRVSNLLSVFYIFSIGCVKDYLILTFSSEKNAGILLQMHGSSMCCMSQA, from the exons atgggCACA GAAAATTACAGGAAGAGTGGGCAGATTCcggcgtttggcgactgggaaAATGCGAGTGAGATGCCGATAACGCAGTATTTCGAGTGCGCGAGGCAGGCGGGGCTGCTCCGCTGCAGCTGCTCCGGCGATTGCGGCGGCGCTTACGGTGCTAATGCCGCGTATTGGGGCGGCGGTGTTAATTCTTATGAGAAGCATTTGCCTCGCCGAGTTCATGCCGTTCCTGAGCGCAAG ACAAGAGGAGTGCACAAGGGGTATCCACAGTCAGATGAGCAAATGAGGAAAGTTAAGGTTCGTGACTTGATGAATCAACCTAGATTAAATCAGAAAGTCCCTCACAAACACCACCCAAAACAAAGTAATACTACTATATCTGGAAACCTCGTGCAACATAGATCATCGGTTTCGGCTAAACCAGTGGATGAGGATCTGTACAAGATCCCACCCGAGCTGCTCGAAAATTCAAAAAGAGTAAGTAATTTGCTTTCagttttttacattttttcaaTTGGATGTGTAAAAGATTATctaatattgacattttcttcaGAAAAAAATGCTGGGATTCTTCTCCAAATGCATGGTTCCTCCATGTGCTGCATGAGCCAAGCTTGA
- the LOC121783716 gene encoding probable disease resistance protein RF9 isoform X1, with protein MAAEAAISTAVEVLGSLLIQKVKSLRSVEGKVRSLKEELEWMQSFLKDANRKQAEDEGVRNWIRKIREVAQDAEDTIEMFLINVENANSRGSSLLKSCSSFPKRMYYLDRIGDEIDSIRARLDAIDKSRERFGIREASEPVLSLDIESRRRLAPTQNDEQVVGIEGDVREVVRELLLDEGKGGVWVGVIEGMGGIGKSTLAREVYNHRDVAGGGGFECRGWVVVSSEFTPRETMKQLILELPGSDRRKVREVEESSKDELYIQRKLQEMLREQLQGKNYLIVLDDVWEKEHWEYLKSSFPNQKVLVLTDKRSRLLLTTRNKVIGKYCQYVHKMKALDLEKSWELLLERAFIGSKNEECMKELECIGAQILEKCHGLPLAISVVGGLLMQTQTKNGWEQVYNQLNSYLGTYESNVSAILELSYQNLSPQLKSCFLCLAFFKEDSTIRAKRLLNVWVGQGLIQQTGSGTVDEIARGYLNELINRNMVQVEDVIIGDRVRNCRLHDLIREVCLRKAKEEIGLEIVKGQDVISCLYKPRHRVVYGKNLDTSSPSHNKYLRSLFILNVDSDGNAYMTTPSHYWKSFKLLKMLDLDGFAFQKLPRSVQLLTGLKCLRIRKSHNIFRDVLELPTWLESLKKLEILCVENQYVKFPKDALRLEKLRHFHVHSVYGRAMKVENWKSIESLKLIRLEDWLECSSGLTGRCHVRKLGIHMIETERQNELQRSLEKMVNLVELHLEFNPTSLMSPKIIPRLNGLTKLKLDGGMLECSSASEFPPNLSRLTLEYVRLVEDPMPELGKLPKLQYLKLYRRRISNEEWRMRVLREGFPCLEALSLENLNRLRGIDVEEGGMPRLRQLRIRKCPNLEIENLPEHIKCAVATA; from the exons ATGGCAGCGGAGGCTGCGATCTCAACGGCGGTGGAGGTTCTCGGCAGTCTCCTAATTCAGAAGGTGAAATCCCTGCGAAGCGTCGAGGGAAAGGTGCGGTCGCTGAAAGAAGAGCTGGAGTGGATGCAATCTTTCCTCAAAGACGCAAACAGAAAGCAAGCTGAAGACGAAGGAGTCCGCAATTGGATAAGGAAGATCAGAGAAGTCGCTCAAGACGCCGAAGACACCATCGAAATGTTCCTCATCAATGTCGAGAACGCCAACAGCAGAGGCAGCAGTCTTCTCAAAAGCTGCAGCAGCTTCCCGAAGCGCATGTACTACCTCGACCGAATCGGGGATGAAATTGATTCGATCCGCGCTAGGCTCGACGCAATCGACAAAAGCCGCGAGAGGTTCGGGATTAGAGAGGCGTCGGAGCCGGTACTGAGTCTGGACATCGAATCGCGGCGGCGGTTGGCTCCTACGCAAAATGACGAACAGGTGGTGGGCATTGAGGGCGATGTGAGGGAGGTGGTGCGGGAGTTGCTTCTAGATGAGGGGAAGGGAGGGGTTTGGGTTGGGGTTATTGAGGGGATGGGCGGGATTGGGAAATCGACGCTTGCGAGGGAAGTGTACAACCACCGCGACGTGGCGGGCGGCGGCGGATTTGAGTGCCGTGGCTGGGTTGTGGTTTCGAGTGAATTTACGCCAAGGGAGACGATGAAGCAGCTGATTTTGGAGTTGCCTGGGTCGGACAGACGGAAGGTGCGGGAAGTGGAGGAATCGAGCAAGGACGAGTTGTACATTCAGCGGAAGCTGCAGGAAATGCTTCGGGAGCAGCTGCAGGGGAAGAATTACCTGATTGTTCTCGATGATGTGTGGGAGAAGGAACATTGGGAATACTTGAAGAGTTCTTTCCCCAATCAAAAAG TTCTTGTACTGACAGATAAACGTAGTAGATTGCTGCTTACAACTCGAAACAAGGTTATTGGAAAGTACTGCCAATATGTGCACAAGATGAAGGCTTTGGACTTGGAGAAGAGCTGGGAATTATTACTGGAAAGGGCATTCATTGGTAGCAAAAATGAAGAATGTATGAAGGAATTAGAATGCATAGGGGCACAAATCTTGGAAAAATGCCATGGTCTGCCCTTAGCTATTAGTGTTGTAGGAGGCTTACTCATGCAAACACAAACCAAGAATGGATGGGAGCAAGTTTATAACCAATTAAACTCTTACTTAGGAACATATGAAAGTAATGTATCAGCAATTTTGGAGTTGAGTTATCAGAATCTGTCTCCACAGTTGAAATCATGCTTCTTGTGCCTTGCCTTTTTCAAGGAAGACTCGACTATTCGGGCGAAAAGGTTGTTGAATGTATGGGTCGGGCAAGGCTTGATCCAGCAAACAGGAAGCGGAACAGTAGATGAGATAGCAAGAGGTTACTTAAACGAGCTGATAAATCGAAACATGGTTCAGGTCGAGGATGTAATCATCGGAGATCGAGTACGAAACTGTCGCCTCCACGATCTGATTCGTGAGGTTTGTTTAAGAAAAGCCAAGGAGGAAATAGGTTTGGAGATTGTGAAGGGGCAGGACGTGATCTCCTGCTTGTATAAGCCTCGTCACCGTGTTGTCTATGGGAAGAATCTCGACACTTCCTCGCCGAGTCATAATAAGTATCTTCGCTCTCTTTTCATACTCAATGTCGATAGTGATGGCAATGCTTACATGACTACTCCATCTCATTACTGGAAGAGCTTCAAACTCCTTAAAATGCTCGACCTCGATGGTTTCGCGTTTCAAAAGCTGCCTCGCTCGGTTCAGCTGCTGACTGGATTGAAGTGTTTGAGGATTCGTAAGTCTCACAATATCTTCCGTGATGTCTTGGAGCTCCCAACATGGTTGGAGAGCCTTAAAAAACTCGAGATCCTCTGTGTGGAGAATCAGTATGTGAAGTTCCCAAAGGATGCACTGAGATTGGAAAAACTGCGTCACTTCCACGTGCACAGCGTGTATGGAAGAGCCATGAAGGTAGAGAACTGGAAAAGTATTGAGAGTTTGAAACTGATCCGGCTCGAGGATTGGCTCGAATGCAGCTCGGGACTAACGGGCCGTTGTCATGTTCGGAAACTAGGTATACATATGATTGAAACAGAAAGGCAGAATGAGCTACAGAGATCATTAGAGAAGATGGTGAATCTTGTGGAACTACACCTAGAATTTAATCCGACATCGTTGATGAGTCCGAAAATCATCCCCCGTCTCAACGGTCTTACTAAGCTTAAACTGGATGGTGGGATGCTCGAATGCTCTTCTGCGAGTGAGTTCCCTCCGAATCTTTCTCGCCTCACGTTGGAGTACGTAAGGCTGGTTGAAGATCCGATGCCGGAGTTGGGGAAGCTTCCGAAGCTACAATACTTAAAGTTATATAGACGGCGCATTTCTAACGAGGAGTGGAGGATGAGAGTATTGCGCGAGGGGTTCCCCTGCCTCGAAGCGCTCTCGCTCGAAAACTTGAATCGACTAAGAGGTATCGACGTGGAAGAGGGTGGAATGCCGCGCCTCAGACAACTCCGGATCCGTAAATGTCCCAATCTGGAGATTGAGAATCTTCCCGAGCACATCAAATGTGCTGTCGCAACAGCCTAA
- the LOC121785392 gene encoding uncharacterized protein LOC121785392 isoform X2 codes for MGTENYRKSGQIPAFGDWENASEMPITQYFECARQAGLLRCSCSGDCGGAYGANAAYWGGGVNSYEKHLPRRVHAVPERKTRGVHKGYPQSDEQMRKVKVRDLMNQPRLNQKVPHKHHPKQSNTTISGNLVQHRSSVSAKPVDEDLYKIPPELLENSKRKKMLGFFSKCMVPPCAA; via the exons atgggCACA GAAAATTACAGGAAGAGTGGGCAGATTCcggcgtttggcgactgggaaAATGCGAGTGAGATGCCGATAACGCAGTATTTCGAGTGCGCGAGGCAGGCGGGGCTGCTCCGCTGCAGCTGCTCCGGCGATTGCGGCGGCGCTTACGGTGCTAATGCCGCGTATTGGGGCGGCGGTGTTAATTCTTATGAGAAGCATTTGCCTCGCCGAGTTCATGCCGTTCCTGAGCGCAAG ACAAGAGGAGTGCACAAGGGGTATCCACAGTCAGATGAGCAAATGAGGAAAGTTAAGGTTCGTGACTTGATGAATCAACCTAGATTAAATCAGAAAGTCCCTCACAAACACCACCCAAAACAAAGTAATACTACTATATCTGGAAACCTCGTGCAACATAGATCATCGGTTTCGGCTAAACCAGTGGATGAGGATCTGTACAAGATCCCACCCGAGCTGCTCGAAAATTCAAAAAGA AAAAAAATGCTGGGATTCTTCTCCAAATGCATGGTTCCTCCATGTGCTGCATGA
- the LOC121785390 gene encoding U11/U12 small nuclear ribonucleoprotein 48 kDa protein-like, translating into MTNKISCSKFETRSDFTQFDNFTSAMNRAPPPPPHTTATFHPPHYPNPPLSVTTALSDLKSLLHLSSTALHSLPPPIADASTAANTFVPCPFNPNHRLPPSILFSHYLNCPSPLSLTHNFHYPLTLSSSSSSTAAFAFALPTLPADSSDLTVSLDSYIAYNAPANSFFHHNCPGPVTPATPPPPSLILPMVLYTECADFNDKSPMEATALDFIRFLPSEIWAIRGEIESWGGDFPSVYSSRILRAILRFRDCKLLHLYDWIITNSPRYGMVIDCAMRDHVAVLVKLSLKVIVRESLELAGFNGEVKGIEKALWGNQSFECPLLVRVMAWLALQFSILYGEVNGKYFAVDLLKGCVRNSASDASLFSLEGKDDEPSEEGNDGGCVEEQVQNAGSIDEPVGNSVIFVSQVAAAVAALYERTFIEDKIKALRNDRPTSTYQRNVEHAHVSMIADEERQKRPDYRPVIEYDGFLRHRSNNQDSSKVKTKEELLAEERDYKRRRMSYRGKKLKRNAVEVTRGIIEEFMEEFRISEGIGRLSDAVDENEASRRNSEVPEDDRDQSVDYRKTVHSRHYAKDFEDDNQQRRQDSSWDDWRQVPSRSSKSNFYDGDESATRDGRRIDSHSRVLMHGGEKSNFAEDDSRRSHQRRSELHDKKYYKSTRDEHEQKTHNRRRDEHDRSSRKRERAKDCWEYEVRDRSKRDRASGERDEDERGHADRRKSKSNRSSGSRHEFDDRYDPAVSHAVSHDM; encoded by the exons atGACCAACAAGATATCGTGCTCGAAATTCGAAACAAGAAGCGATTTCACACAGTTTGACAATTTCACCTCCGCTATGAACCGagcacctccgccgccgccgcataCCACCGCCACTTTCCATCCGCCCCATTATCCAAATCCACCGCTGTCCGTCACCACTGCTCTCTCCGACCTCAAATCTCTTCTTCACCTCTCTTCCACCGCCCTCCATTCTCTCCCACCTCCAATCGCCGACGCCTCCACCGCCGCCAATACCTTCGTCCCCTGCCCTTTCAACCCTAACCACCGTCTCCCTCCTTCAATCCTCTTCTCTCACTACCTCAATTGCccttcccctctctctctaactCACAATTTCCACTATCCCCTCACTCtcagctcctcctcctcatcaacCGCCGCCTTCGCCTTCGCCTTACCCACCCTCCCAGCCGATTCGTCCGATCTCACCGTCTCTCTCGACAGCTACATCGCCTATAATGCCCCCGCCAACAGTTTTTTTCACCACAATTGCCCCGGCCCTGTCACCCCCGCTACTCCACCGCCTCCATCCCTCATTTTACCTATGGTTTTATACACCGAGTGCGCCGATTTCAATGACAAATCTCCAATGGAAGCTACCGCCCTTGATTTTATTAGGTTTCTGCCGTCGGAGATTTGGGCAATTCGTGGTGAAATTGAATCGTGGGGTGGTGATTTCCCCTCGGTGTACTCATCACGAATTTTGCGTGCAATACTGAGGTTTAGAGACTGTAAATTGTTGCATTTGTATGATTGGATCATTACGAATTCGCCTAGATATGGTATGGTTATTGATTGTGCCATGAGGGATCATGTGGCTGTGTTGGTTAAGCTTTCTTTGAAGGTGATTGTTAGGGAGTCTCTTGAACTGGCCGGCTTTAATGGAGAGGTGAAGGGGATTGAGAAAGCTCTGTGGGGGAATCAGAGTTTTGAATGCCCGCTTTTAGTTAGAGTGATGGCTTGGCTTGCATTGCAGTTCAGTATATTATATGGTGAAGTTAATGGGAAGTATTTTGCTGTTGATTTGTTGAAAGGATGTGTGCGGAACTCTGCATCGGATGCTTCGTTGTTTTCTTTGGAGGGAAAGGATGATGAACCTAGCGAGGAGGGAAATGATGGCGGATGTGTAGAAGAGCAGGTACAAAATGCTGGATCAATTGATGAACCAGTTGGAAACAGTGTGATTTTCGTCTCTCAAGTGGCTGCTGCTGTGGCAGCATTATATGAACGCACTTTTATTGAAGATAAGATCAAAGCATTGCGTAATGACAGGCCAACCTCTACGTACCAACg TAATGTGGAACATGCTCATGTGTCCATGATAGCTGATGAGGAAAGACAGAAACGTCCAGATTATAGACCTGTAATCGAATATGATGGTTTTCTGCGGCATAGGTCAAACAATCAG GATTCCAGCAAAGTAAAGACAAAAGAGGAGTTATTAGCTGAGGAAAGAGACTACAAAAGGCGGCGAATGTCTTACCGTGGCAAGAAACTTAAGCGTAATGCTGTGGAG GTAACAAGGGGTATTATAGAAGAATTTATGGAGGAATTCAGGATATCTGAAGGGATCGGTAGGTTGTCAGATGCTGTAGATGAGAATGAAGCTTCGAGGAGAAATTCTGAAGTTCCTGAAGATGATAGAGACCAATCAGTTGATTACAGGAAAACAGTACACTCTCGCCATTATGCAAAAGATTTTGAGGATGACAACCAGCAGCGAAGACAGGATTCAAGTTGGGATGATTGGCGTCAAGTCCCCAGTAGAAGCAGTAAGAGTAATTTTTATGACGGAGATGAGTCTGCAACACGTGATGGAAGACGAATTGACAGTCACTCAAGAGTGCTGATGCATGGTGGAGAAAAGTCAAACTTTGCTGAAGATGATTCTCGAAGATCACACCAAAGACGAAGTGAGTTACATGACAAAAAGTATTATAAAAGCACTAGAGATGAGCATGAGCAGAAAACTCATAATAGACGAAGAGATGAACATGACAGAAGTAGTcgtaagagagagagagccaAAGACTGTTGGGAGTATGAGGTCCGAGATAGAAGCAAAAGAGACAGAGCTTCTGGAGAGAGAGATGAAGACGAGAGAGGACATGCGGATAGAAGGAAAAGCAAATCAAACCGGAGTAGTGGCTCTCGGCATGAGTTTGATGACAGATATGATCCTGCAGTCTCTCACGCAGTCTCTCATGATATGTAA